One segment of Nostoc piscinale CENA21 DNA contains the following:
- a CDS encoding 2Fe-2S iron-sulfur cluster-binding protein: protein MSKTYTVELLHQGKVHTLQVPEDETILSVADAAGLELPSSCHAGVCTTCAAQITEGTVDQTDGMGVSPELQKQGYTLLCVAYPRSDLKIETEKEEVVYQLQFGKD, encoded by the coding sequence ATGTCCAAAACCTACACCGTAGAACTGCTTCACCAAGGCAAAGTTCATACTCTGCAAGTTCCTGAAGACGAAACTATTTTATCTGTTGCCGATGCTGCTGGTTTAGAACTCCCTAGTTCTTGTCATGCAGGTGTATGTACAACTTGCGCCGCGCAAATTACTGAAGGAACTGTAGACCAAACTGATGGTATGGGCGTTAGTCCAGAATTACAAAAACAAGGTTATACATTACTTTGTGTCGCTTATCCCCGTTCTGATTTGAAAATTGAGACTGAAAAAGAAGAAGTAGTTTATCAGTTGCAATTTGGCAAAGACTAA
- a CDS encoding DUF3326 domain-containing protein, protein MRPYTAILIVPTGVGAAIGGYAGDAIPVARTLAQVCDRLITHPNVLNGASLYWNIPNAFYVEGYGLDKFAAGDWGLRPVRNNKVGLLLDQGIEPDLLLRHLQAADAARATLGLTITDYVITDAPLNVELRTSASGASWGTIGNPDSLLRGAEKLIQKTGAEAIAVVARFPDDIDEDAAQNYLQGKGVDTIAGAEAVISHLLVRHLQIPCAHSPALASTPPYPDLSPRSAAEELGYTFLPSVLVGLSRAPQFIVEKQLFISCQDEIWANQIDAAIVPANACGSSALLSLSQSHCQIITVKDNQTQIQVPAQLLGIKSIQVNSYLEAVGVLVALKAGINPNALVNN, encoded by the coding sequence ATGCGTCCTTACACTGCGATTTTAATTGTACCTACTGGCGTTGGGGCGGCGATTGGGGGATATGCGGGTGATGCTATACCTGTTGCCCGAACTTTAGCACAGGTTTGCGATCGCCTGATTACTCACCCCAATGTCCTCAACGGCGCAAGTTTATATTGGAATATCCCCAACGCTTTTTATGTGGAAGGTTACGGGTTAGATAAATTCGCTGCTGGTGATTGGGGTTTACGTCCAGTCCGCAATAATAAAGTAGGTTTGCTTTTAGACCAAGGAATTGAACCAGATTTATTACTGCGTCACCTGCAAGCGGCTGATGCTGCTAGAGCAACCCTGGGATTAACCATTACAGATTATGTAATTACTGATGCTCCGTTAAATGTAGAATTACGCACCTCAGCATCAGGGGCAAGTTGGGGAACCATTGGTAACCCAGATAGTTTACTGCGTGGTGCGGAAAAACTCATTCAAAAAACTGGGGCAGAAGCGATCGCAGTTGTTGCCCGTTTCCCCGATGATATAGATGAAGATGCTGCACAGAATTATCTTCAAGGCAAAGGGGTAGACACAATAGCCGGCGCAGAAGCCGTAATTAGTCATTTATTAGTCAGACACTTGCAAATTCCCTGCGCCCATTCACCAGCCCTCGCTAGTACTCCACCTTATCCCGATTTATCTCCCCGTTCCGCCGCCGAAGAATTAGGCTATACTTTTTTACCAAGCGTACTTGTAGGCTTAAGTCGCGCCCCGCAATTTATTGTCGAGAAACAATTATTTATATCTTGTCAAGATGAAATTTGGGCTAATCAAATAGATGCTGCGATCGTACCTGCAAACGCTTGTGGTAGCAGTGCTTTACTCAGTTTAAGCCAAAGCCACTGCCAAATAATTACCGTCAAAGATAATCAAACCCAAATCCAAGTTCCAGCCCAACTTTTAGGAATCAAATCCATCCAGGTAAACTCGTATTTAGAAGCAGTTGGTGTATTGGTAGCCCTCAAAGCTGGCATCAATCCCAATGCTTTAGTCAACAATTAA
- a CDS encoding CPBP family intramembrane glutamic endopeptidase — MVEQQKQDPEIPYLTRTQVLIAMGVTAILLWTVAKVWLRFGNVFLFKWEWNPIDFLWGLAVGMIITCLSGVAYRLWPAYRQSADYYLELVLRPLAWPDLIWLGLLPGLSEELLFRGVMLPALGLDHVAVIVSSLCFGVLHLSGSQQWPYVLWATVIGLVLGYSALLSGNLLVPIVAHIMTNWISSYFWKMQQR; from the coding sequence GTGGTAGAACAACAAAAACAAGACCCTGAAATTCCCTATTTGACCCGTACCCAAGTGCTGATAGCAATGGGTGTAACAGCAATTCTGTTGTGGACAGTTGCCAAAGTCTGGTTACGCTTTGGTAATGTATTTCTATTCAAGTGGGAATGGAACCCAATAGATTTTCTTTGGGGGCTGGCTGTAGGAATGATTATTACCTGCTTGAGTGGTGTAGCATATCGCTTGTGGCCTGCCTATCGTCAAAGCGCAGATTATTATTTAGAACTAGTCTTAAGACCCTTAGCTTGGCCTGATTTAATTTGGTTGGGTTTACTACCAGGTTTAAGTGAAGAATTATTATTTCGTGGTGTCATGCTACCAGCTTTAGGCTTAGACCATGTAGCAGTGATTGTCTCTAGCCTTTGCTTTGGAGTTTTACACCTCAGTGGTTCGCAACAATGGCCTTACGTACTATGGGCAACTGTGATTGGATTGGTTTTAGGATATAGCGCCTTGTTGAGTGGCAATTTGTTAGTTCCAATTGTTGCCCATATCATGACAAATTGGATTTCCAGCTATTTTTGGAAAATGCAACAACGGTAG
- a CDS encoding vWA domain-containing protein → MKVQLLSLLSDRNVDVAQVSSQRQLVVSVSALADQVEGRLPLNLCLILDKSGSMHGKPMQTVMQAVEQLLNKLQPGDRISVVAFSGSAEVIVPHQVIQDPSTIKSLLPKKLIASGGTAIAAGLELGITELMQGAKGAVSQAFLLTDGHGESSLRLWKWEIGNDDNKRCLELAQKAAKINLTINTLGFGNNWNSDLLEKIADAGGGSLAYIEHPEQALEQFGRLFGRISSIGLTNAYLQFSLVPHIRLAELKPIAQVFPDTIELPVQELTNGGFKVRLGDLMQGVERIVLVNLYLGKLPEGEQVIGQMQICYDDPASNQDGLLSPMINISANFLRQYQPALNPQVQQSILTLAKYRQTQLAEIKLQQGDRIGAATMLQTAANTALQIGDTHAANVLQTSATRLQSGEQLSSSELKKTRIVSKTTLQN, encoded by the coding sequence ATGAAGGTTCAATTGCTCTCGTTGCTAAGTGATCGTAACGTTGATGTGGCTCAAGTGAGCAGTCAACGTCAATTAGTAGTTTCGGTTTCTGCGCTTGCTGATCAGGTTGAGGGGCGTTTGCCATTGAATTTATGCTTAATTCTGGATAAAAGCGGTTCAATGCACGGCAAACCAATGCAAACTGTGATGCAAGCAGTAGAGCAATTATTAAATAAGTTACAACCTGGCGATCGCATCTCAGTAGTGGCTTTTTCTGGTTCTGCGGAAGTGATTGTTCCCCATCAAGTAATTCAAGACCCCAGCACTATTAAATCCCTATTGCCAAAAAAACTCATCGCCAGTGGTGGTACAGCTATTGCTGCTGGGTTAGAATTGGGCATCACAGAACTGATGCAAGGTGCTAAAGGCGCTGTTTCCCAAGCTTTTCTTCTCACTGATGGACATGGTGAAAGCAGTCTGCGGCTGTGGAAGTGGGAAATCGGCAACGATGACAACAAACGCTGTCTGGAACTGGCACAAAAGGCAGCTAAAATCAATTTGACCATTAATACTCTCGGTTTTGGCAATAACTGGAACTCAGATTTACTGGAAAAAATTGCGGATGCTGGCGGCGGGAGTTTGGCTTATATTGAGCATCCAGAACAAGCTTTAGAACAATTTGGGCGGTTGTTTGGGCGAATATCATCAATAGGGCTAACAAACGCTTATTTACAGTTTTCCCTAGTACCTCATATCCGACTAGCAGAATTAAAACCCATCGCCCAAGTTTTCCCAGACACAATTGAGTTACCGGTGCAAGAATTAACCAATGGCGGCTTTAAAGTCCGGCTGGGTGATTTAATGCAAGGTGTAGAACGGATAGTTTTAGTCAATCTTTATTTAGGAAAATTACCAGAAGGAGAACAAGTCATTGGACAGATGCAGATTTGTTACGATGACCCAGCCTCAAACCAAGATGGCTTACTTTCTCCCATGATTAATATATCTGCTAATTTCCTGCGCCAATATCAACCCGCCCTCAATCCCCAGGTACAGCAATCAATTTTGACATTAGCGAAATATCGCCAAACTCAGTTAGCAGAGATCAAATTACAACAAGGCGATCGCATCGGTGCTGCAACCATGTTACAAACTGCGGCGAACACTGCCTTACAAATTGGTGATACTCACGCCGCCAACGTTCTGCAAACATCTGCAACCCGACTGCAAAGTGGCGAACAACTCTCTTCGTCCGAATTGAAAAAGACGCGAATTGTATCGAAGACAACTTTACAGAATTAA
- a CDS encoding ATP-dependent Clp protease proteolytic subunit, which yields MDISPIKAVQAPYYGDNFYRTPPPDLPSLLLKERIVYLGMPLVPAVTELIVAQLLYLQSDDPEKPIKIYINSTGTSGYSGEPIGFETEAFAIYDTMKYIKPPIHTICIGSAMGMAAMLLSAGTKGCRASLPNATIILHQPKSYAQGQATDIQIRAKEVLANKASMVDILTRTTEQTAERITKDMDRLFYMSAYQAKEYGLIDRVFEKEELANPPVPTSVL from the coding sequence ATGGACATTTCCCCCATCAAGGCTGTTCAAGCCCCATACTACGGCGATAACTTCTACCGGACACCGCCGCCAGATTTACCCTCCCTTCTGTTAAAGGAGCGAATTGTCTATCTGGGAATGCCACTGGTACCTGCTGTGACGGAATTAATCGTCGCTCAATTATTGTATTTGCAGTCAGACGACCCCGAAAAACCTATTAAAATCTATATCAACTCGACAGGCACTTCCGGTTATAGTGGCGAACCAATTGGCTTTGAAACTGAAGCCTTTGCCATCTATGACACAATGAAATACATTAAACCTCCCATCCACACCATTTGTATTGGTTCCGCGATGGGTATGGCGGCCATGTTATTGAGTGCTGGTACTAAAGGTTGTCGCGCCAGCTTGCCCAACGCTACCATAATTCTGCACCAGCCCAAGAGCTACGCCCAAGGTCAAGCAACTGATATTCAGATTCGGGCGAAGGAAGTTCTGGCAAACAAAGCATCGATGGTTGATATTTTGACCCGTACTACCGAACAGACGGCCGAAAGAATCACCAAAGACATGGATCGTCTCTTCTACATGAGTGCATATCAAGCCAAGGAGTACGGTTTAATCGATCGCGTGTTTGAAAAAGAAGAACTCGCTAATCCACCAGTACCAACTAGTGTTCTTTAA
- a CDS encoding ATP-dependent Clp protease proteolytic subunit — MPIGVPKVPYRMPGGQYTDWISIYDRLYRERIIFLGRDVDDEIANQIIAVMLYLDSEDPGKDIYLYINSPGGMVTSGLAIYDTMQHIKSDVVTICVGLAASMGSFLLTAGTKGKRLALPHSRIMIHQPSGGTRGQATDIEIEAREILRIRNQLNNIYAQNTGQTLAKIEKDMDRDFFMSAQEAKEYGLIDRVIEERI; from the coding sequence ATGCCTATCGGCGTTCCTAAAGTTCCTTACCGGATGCCCGGAGGGCAGTATACAGATTGGATTAGCATCTACGATCGCCTTTATCGGGAACGGATTATTTTCTTGGGGCGTGATGTTGATGATGAAATTGCTAACCAAATCATCGCTGTCATGCTGTATCTGGATTCAGAAGACCCAGGTAAAGATATTTATTTGTATATCAACTCCCCTGGTGGGATGGTGACATCTGGTTTGGCGATTTATGATACGATGCAACACATCAAATCTGATGTTGTGACCATTTGTGTTGGTCTTGCTGCTTCAATGGGTTCTTTCTTGTTGACTGCTGGGACTAAAGGCAAGCGCCTCGCATTGCCCCATTCCCGGATTATGATTCACCAACCCTCCGGCGGCACCCGTGGACAAGCCACCGACATCGAAATCGAAGCCAGAGAAATTCTGCGGATTCGCAATCAACTCAATAACATTTACGCTCAAAATACTGGTCAAACCTTGGCCAAGATTGAGAAAGACATGGATCGTGACTTCTTTATGTCCGCCCAAGAAGCCAAAGAATACGGATTGATTGACCGTGTGATTGAAGAGCGAATCTAG
- a CDS encoding J domain-containing protein, with protein sequence MDLGDCYRLLGLRSGASFAEIKSSYRRLAQQYHPDINPDDKKAKDKFIALTEAYRLLLTVVPPEETVEQPSSQKFVSRREEAKTTPKTTVTTETFVARREEPKATRQDTVPKTTVTTEKPQSPPANIAEIEQRLKWKTYEQLQRFLKEKRFPQAIALAEALVDRLPKDAEVRQWLAIAYQIWGRALINDNQVLKARIYLKKALKTDPNNKALWNEVQRDFQKIEQIF encoded by the coding sequence ATGGATCTAGGAGATTGCTACCGTTTATTGGGTTTAAGGTCGGGAGCCTCGTTTGCAGAAATCAAATCGTCTTACAGACGGTTGGCGCAGCAATATCATCCCGATATCAACCCGGATGACAAAAAAGCTAAAGATAAGTTTATTGCCTTGACAGAAGCTTATAGGCTGCTCTTAACGGTGGTACCGCCAGAAGAAACAGTCGAACAGCCGTCAAGTCAAAAGTTTGTGTCTAGGCGCGAGGAAGCAAAAACCACGCCGAAAACCACAGTCACTACAGAAACCTTTGTGGCTAGGCGCGAAGAACCAAAGGCGACTCGTCAAGATACTGTACCGAAAACCACAGTCACCACCGAAAAGCCACAGTCACCGCCTGCGAATATTGCCGAAATTGAACAACGGCTGAAGTGGAAGACTTATGAGCAATTACAAAGATTTTTAAAAGAAAAAAGATTTCCCCAAGCGATCGCCCTGGCGGAAGCCTTAGTAGACCGTTTACCCAAAGATGCGGAAGTTCGCCAATGGTTAGCGATCGCCTATCAAATTTGGGGAAGGGCGCTAATTAACGATAATCAAGTCCTCAAAGCCAGAATTTACCTGAAAAAAGCCCTCAAAACTGATCCAAATAACAAAGCTTTGTGGAATGAAGTCCAACGGGATTTTCAAAAAATAGAGCAAATTTTTTAG
- a CDS encoding type II toxin-antitoxin system Phd/YefM family antitoxin — protein MKTVDKNELKANLLEFLQLVELEGEDILVVDENKPIVRISPYQRTSNTEELFKNMRGKVKYYEDLTTPTIEEWLEV, from the coding sequence ATGAAAACAGTTGACAAGAATGAATTAAAAGCTAATTTACTAGAATTTTTGCAACTTGTAGAGTTAGAAGGTGAAGATATTTTAGTTGTTGATGAAAATAAACCAATCGTGAGAATTTCTCCCTATCAAAGAACCTCAAATACCGAAGAATTGTTTAAAAATATGCGCGGCAAGGTCAAGTATTATGAGGACTTAACTACCCCAACTATAGAAGAATGGCTGGAAGTCTAA
- a CDS encoding GFA family protein, with protein MSAQHEGKGSCLCGKIRIFSSTVSKSISGCHCQMCRKWGGGPFLVADCGDDVSFENQESITIFGSSQWLERGFCNQCGTHLFCRLKETKQYFIPVGIFEQPKDFVFERQIFIDEKPAYYDFVNETENMTEAEFIAQFPRPTV; from the coding sequence ATGTCAGCTCAACATGAAGGGAAAGGAAGTTGCTTGTGTGGAAAAATTCGGATCTTTTCTTCCACAGTTAGTAAAAGCATTAGCGGATGTCATTGTCAAATGTGTAGAAAATGGGGAGGTGGCCCCTTCTTAGTAGCAGATTGCGGCGATGATGTTTCGTTTGAAAATCAAGAAAGTATTACTATATTTGGCTCTTCACAATGGCTAGAACGCGGCTTTTGCAATCAATGTGGGACTCATCTATTTTGTAGATTGAAAGAAACCAAGCAGTACTTCATCCCTGTGGGAATATTTGAGCAACCAAAAGATTTTGTTTTTGAGCGTCAAATATTTATTGATGAAAAACCTGCCTATTATGACTTTGTAAATGAAACAGAAAATATGACTGAAGCTGAGTTTATTGCTCAGTTCCCTCGACCAACAGTTTGA
- a CDS encoding DUF1778 domain-containing protein — protein sequence MSYPNEPRTERIDIRTSSSVKKLLQQAAAASHKNVSEFLLEHGLQAAQETLTNRKLFVLNDEQWQAFQDALDAPCVEKPRLRRLLTEPSVFE from the coding sequence ATGAGTTACCCAAATGAACCTAGAACTGAACGGATTGATATCCGTACTAGCTCTAGTGTTAAAAAGCTTTTACAGCAAGCAGCAGCAGCAAGTCATAAAAATGTTAGTGAATTTCTACTTGAACATGGTTTGCAAGCTGCACAAGAAACTTTAACGAATCGAAAGCTGTTTGTGTTGAACGATGAGCAATGGCAAGCTTTTCAAGACGCTCTGGATGCTCCCTGTGTTGAGAAACCACGCTTACGTCGTTTGTTAACTGAGCCTAGCGTATTTGAGTAG
- a CDS encoding GNAT family N-acetyltransferase codes for MTSNNLYIAKLSKSHNLKNFDCGNFDLNNYLIKYALKNQQADSSTTYIACLEENVIGYYTLTVASVIHENAPPRISKGLPQYPIPVVLLARLAVSKEFQKKGIGRGLLKNCLIRVNEAADLIGIRALLVHAKDEKVRDWYQQFDFEPSPTDPLHLFLMLKDIHAILES; via the coding sequence GTGACATCTAACAATTTATATATCGCTAAATTATCAAAATCTCATAATCTAAAAAACTTTGATTGTGGGAATTTTGATTTAAATAATTATTTAATCAAATATGCTTTAAAAAATCAGCAAGCTGATAGTTCGACCACCTATATTGCTTGCTTAGAAGAGAATGTAATTGGTTACTATACTTTGACTGTAGCATCAGTTATTCATGAAAATGCACCACCTCGTATATCCAAAGGTTTACCACAATACCCTATACCTGTTGTTTTATTAGCTCGGTTAGCAGTAAGCAAAGAATTTCAAAAAAAAGGTATAGGAAGAGGTTTACTCAAAAACTGCTTAATTCGCGTCAATGAAGCTGCTGATCTGATTGGTATTCGTGCATTATTAGTTCATGCGAAAGATGAGAAAGTGCGTGATTGGTATCAACAATTTGATTTTGAACCTAGCCCAACAGATCCATTACATTTATTTCTGATGTTAAAAGATATCCACGCTATATTAGAAAGCTAA
- a CDS encoding nucleotidyltransferase domain-containing protein: MLNQDFKEFIQFLNENNVRYLVVGGYAVAIHGHPRYTKDIDIWIEISTENANNIIQALKQVGFSSLELEPSDFLTPDQIIQLGYPPNRIDLLTTIDGVNFEDCYPLKLEVLIDNLVVNFIDLDNLKKNKKASGRLQDLADLENLT, from the coding sequence GTGCTGAATCAAGACTTCAAAGAGTTTATACAATTTCTCAACGAAAATAATGTTCGTTATTTAGTCGTTGGTGGTTATGCAGTAGCAATACATGGTCATCCTCGCTATACAAAAGATATTGACATTTGGATAGAAATAAGCACAGAAAATGCAAATAATATAATTCAAGCTTTAAAACAAGTTGGGTTTAGTTCTCTAGAATTAGAACCATCAGATTTCCTGACTCCTGATCAAATTATTCAGCTTGGTTATCCGCCTAATAGGATTGATTTATTAACGACTATTGATGGAGTAAATTTTGAAGATTGTTATCCTTTGAAATTAGAAGTTTTAATTGATAATCTTGTTGTTAATTTTATTGATTTAGATAATTTGAAGAAAAATAAAAAAGCATCAGGAAGACTGCAAGATTTAGCTGATTTAGAAAATTTGACTTAG
- a CDS encoding toxin secretion, membrane fusion protein: MKNISVKHRQMNIICHKVKLKQQKSDFAYWQNQSYQSRLEALEQIRQEYHRWKDSSAESRLQRVYTISQRK; the protein is encoded by the coding sequence ATGAAAAACATCTCAGTAAAACATCGCCAAATGAATATAATTTGTCATAAAGTTAAACTTAAACAGCAAAAAAGTGATTTTGCTTATTGGCAAAACCAATCTTATCAATCTCGACTTGAAGCTTTAGAGCAAATTCGTCAAGAATATCATAGATGGAAAGATAGTAGTGCTGAATCAAGACTTCAAAGAGTTTATACAATTTCTCAACGAAAATAA
- a CDS encoding MBL fold metallo-hydrolase has translation MKSLHRPDLYGWSTFNPARNIDFNGIAWIRPDGNILIDPVALSNHDWNHLESLGGVDWIILTNSEHVRSAKEIAVQTYAKIAAPAAEKESFPIACDRWLSDGDEFVPGLKIIELQGSKTPGELALLLEETTLITGDLIRAHTAGSLTILAKEKLLNPAEAIASVRRLAQLSKVETVLVGDGWSVFRDGHLRLKELAATL, from the coding sequence ATGAAATCTCTACACCGTCCCGATTTATATGGCTGGTCTACTTTCAATCCTGCAAGAAATATTGATTTCAATGGGATTGCCTGGATTCGTCCAGATGGCAATATCTTAATTGACCCGGTAGCTTTATCAAATCACGACTGGAATCATCTCGAATCCCTTGGTGGTGTGGATTGGATTATACTAACAAACTCGGAGCATGTGAGATCAGCTAAGGAAATTGCTGTGCAAACTTATGCTAAAATAGCAGCCCCCGCAGCCGAAAAAGAATCTTTCCCCATAGCTTGCGATCGCTGGTTGTCTGATGGTGATGAGTTTGTCCCTGGATTAAAGATTATTGAACTCCAAGGTTCCAAGACTCCGGGCGAATTAGCACTACTATTAGAAGAAACTACCTTAATTACAGGCGATTTAATCCGGGCGCACACAGCCGGAAGTTTAACTATTTTGGCAAAAGAAAAGTTACTGAATCCCGCAGAGGCGATCGCATCTGTCCGCAGACTGGCACAATTAAGCAAAGTAGAAACAGTCTTAGTTGGAGATGGTTGGTCAGTGTTTCGAGACGGACACCTGCGTTTAAAAGAATTAGCAGCAACATTATGA
- a CDS encoding acyl-CoA thioesterase, with the protein MQQFKTLLRVRHYEMDTLGHVNNAVYQNYLEQAAIEHSEYLGVTLDVYRELGGVFVMRRVEIDYLRPAVAGDTLEVTTWLKEMRGTRAFRCYEIRKQHGDDLLVTAEALWVWVDAKTMRPRPIPHKISDKFLQLQNLSVAE; encoded by the coding sequence ATGCAACAATTTAAGACATTACTCCGCGTCCGCCACTATGAAATGGATACTTTAGGACATGTTAATAATGCCGTTTATCAAAACTATTTAGAACAAGCAGCCATTGAACACTCAGAATATCTTGGTGTAACTTTAGATGTTTACCGCGAATTAGGTGGTGTTTTTGTCATGCGACGGGTCGAAATTGACTATCTCCGGCCAGCAGTGGCAGGTGATACTCTAGAAGTGACCACTTGGTTAAAAGAAATGCGTGGTACCCGTGCTTTTCGATGCTATGAAATACGGAAACAACATGGAGATGATTTATTAGTGACTGCTGAAGCACTTTGGGTATGGGTAGATGCTAAAACTATGCGTCCCAGACCTATACCACACAAAATTTCTGATAAGTTTTTGCAACTTCAAAACTTGAGTGTGGCTGAATAA
- a CDS encoding glutathione S-transferase family protein, translated as METLRLYDFLPSGNGYKIRLLLSQMGIPYERIEVNILKGESRTPEFLSKNPNGKIPVLEVEPGKYLTESNAILAYLSEYTEFLPYDRFLKAQVLQWLFFEQYSHEPYIATSRFWISILGKAKEYQAALAQKQEPGYAALRVMENHLQSRLYFVGDRYTIADIALFAYTHVADEGGFDLSRFPAIQKWIERIKAQPGYISITYQPMPLEAEFC; from the coding sequence ATGGAAACGCTACGTCTGTACGATTTTTTACCCTCTGGTAATGGCTATAAGATACGTCTTTTATTATCACAAATGGGTATTCCCTATGAAAGAATCGAGGTGAATATCTTAAAGGGAGAAAGTCGGACACCTGAATTCTTAAGTAAAAATCCGAATGGCAAAATACCTGTTTTGGAAGTTGAACCAGGGAAATACTTAACAGAATCAAATGCCATTTTGGCTTATCTCAGTGAATACACAGAATTTTTACCTTATGATCGCTTTTTAAAAGCACAGGTTTTACAATGGCTATTTTTTGAGCAATATAGTCATGAGCCTTATATTGCCACATCACGATTTTGGATTTCGATTTTAGGGAAAGCCAAAGAATATCAGGCTGCTTTAGCGCAAAAACAAGAACCAGGTTACGCCGCATTAAGAGTGATGGAAAATCATCTGCAATCTCGTTTGTATTTTGTTGGCGATCGCTATACCATTGCTGATATTGCCTTGTTCGCTTATACCCATGTAGCTGATGAAGGTGGTTTTGATTTATCCAGATTTCCGGCAATTCAAAAATGGATAGAACGTATCAAAGCTCAACCTGGGTATATCAGTATTACATATCAGCCAATGCCCTTAGAAGCTGAGTTTTGCTAA
- a CDS encoding SOS response-associated peptidase: MCGRFTLNQSAEALSKAFHLQQVPDLVAQYNIAPTQMVLTVLHHPSNEQYEFQQLRWGLIPSWAKDAKMGVKLINARAETVSEKPAFRASFKRRRCLVIADGFYEWQKQQSQKQPFYFRLQDGQPFGFAGLWDVWHSPEGEEIASCTIVTTTANELLAPIHDRMPVILAPEDYDLWLDTQVQTPEKLQPLLDPYPAEAMTAYPVSNLVNKPQHNSPECIMPLSEENGLPNQLN; encoded by the coding sequence ATGTGTGGAAGATTTACCTTAAATCAGTCAGCAGAGGCTCTCAGCAAGGCTTTCCATCTCCAACAAGTGCCTGATTTAGTGGCTCAATATAACATTGCACCTACACAAATGGTGCTAACAGTGCTACATCACCCCAGCAATGAACAGTATGAATTTCAACAATTACGTTGGGGGTTGATTCCGAGTTGGGCAAAAGATGCAAAAATGGGAGTCAAGCTGATTAACGCCAGAGCCGAAACTGTATCAGAAAAACCAGCTTTTCGAGCATCTTTCAAGCGCCGACGCTGTTTAGTCATAGCTGATGGCTTTTATGAGTGGCAAAAGCAACAAAGTCAAAAACAGCCATTTTATTTTCGCCTGCAAGATGGGCAGCCCTTTGGTTTTGCGGGATTATGGGATGTATGGCACTCACCAGAAGGAGAAGAAATCGCTTCTTGTACAATTGTGACAACAACAGCTAACGAATTGTTAGCACCAATTCATGACCGGATGCCAGTAATTTTAGCACCCGAAGATTACGATTTATGGCTAGATACACAAGTGCAAACACCCGAAAAACTTCAGCCACTATTAGATCCTTACCCGGCGGAAGCAATGACAGCTTACCCCGTGAGCAATTTGGTCAACAAGCCCCAACACAATAGTCCAGAATGTATTATGCCTCTTAGTGAGGAGAATGGCCTGCCAAATCAGTTAAATTAA
- a CDS encoding photosystem I assembly protein Ycf3, with protein sequence MPRTQKNDNFIDKSFTVMADIILKILPANKKAKEAFVYYRDGMSAQAEGEYAEALEYYEEALTLEEDANDRSYIFYNMGLIYASNGDHEKALELYHKAIEINPRIPQALNNIAVIYHYQGEKAKEAGDNDGGEALFDQAADYWIRAIRMAPNNYIEAQNWLKTTGRMQIDVFF encoded by the coding sequence ATGCCAAGAACACAGAAAAACGATAACTTTATTGACAAATCTTTTACAGTCATGGCGGATATCATTCTGAAGATTCTGCCAGCCAACAAAAAAGCTAAAGAAGCATTTGTTTATTACCGAGATGGGATGTCTGCCCAAGCAGAAGGCGAATATGCCGAAGCTTTGGAATATTATGAAGAAGCCCTCACCTTAGAAGAAGATGCCAACGATCGCAGTTATATTTTCTACAATATGGGGCTAATTTATGCTAGTAACGGTGATCACGAGAAAGCTTTAGAACTTTATCACAAAGCAATTGAAATCAATCCACGTATACCCCAAGCCTTGAATAATATCGCTGTAATTTATCATTACCAAGGCGAAAAAGCCAAAGAAGCTGGAGATAATGACGGTGGTGAAGCTTTGTTTGACCAAGCCGCAGATTATTGGATAAGAGCCATACGGATGGCTCCCAATAACTACATTGAAGCGCAAAACTGGCTAAAAACCACTGGCCGGATGCAAATTGACGTATTCTTTTAG